A stretch of Aspergillus nidulans FGSC A4 chromosome VI DNA encodes these proteins:
- a CDS encoding uncharacterized protein (transcript_id=CADANIAT00010477) — protein MVAPDVPEVATARVATGRFISVFRSIPFQIAIASGVSFTAPGMWDALNNLGAGGAAEPYAVSAANALLYGLFAVVCVAAGAINNRIGLRYGLALGAIGYPIYGAGLYTNNYSPTTWFLLFGSALCGISAGFFWAAEAAIIIGYPSPQDRAFYLAIWQTAKAAGPIVGGAINLGLNAQNSGQGSVSASTYIVFIVIMCLGLPIAILLSPAHKVLRKDRTLVLVHKQASWAAEFKAAFALIASRRVVMLLPAFFISYFYNGFQSTWLTSYFTVRSRAFSSFFTNFAGIISSFLIAGLLDRQSIHIKTRARVAFAAIVLVLTGTWIWATILQYQFYYDLPESPVFDWFKGGFGKTYALVFFWTFAGQAFQQFLYWLVGQYATDLSSLSYHCGILRGFEALGQTVAWAMQSEGNANHFVSIGLNFGITLLSVIPTWIVISELEHSHEVQVVVEDTKTAGEPERTV, from the exons ATGGTTGCTCCAGATGTTCCAGAAGTGGCGACGGCTCGAGTGGCGACAGGCCGCTTCATCTCGGTATTTCGGTCTATCCCCTTCCAgatcgccatcgccagcgGTGTTTCGTTCACCGCGCCTGGTATGTGGGATGCCTTAAACAACCTTGGCGCCGGTGGTGCGGCAGAGCCCTATGCTGTCTCAGCCGCAAATGCGCTTCTATATGGGCTGTTCGCCGTCGTATGTGTGGCTGCCGgtgccatcaacaaccggATCGGGCTTCGTTATGGCCTGGCTCTGGGAGCGATCGGCTACCCGATTTATGGAGCTGGTCTTTACACTAACAACTACTCGCCCACGACGTGGTTTTTGCTGTTCGGCAGCGCCCTCTGCGGTATTTCAGCTGGGTTCTTCTGGGCTGCCGAAGCGGCCATTATCATCGGATATCCTAGCCCGCAGGATCGGGCCTTTTACCTGG CTATATGGCAAACCGCAAAGGCCGCAGGCCCCATCGTCGGCGGCGCGATCAATCTCGGTTTGAATGCGCAAAATTCTGGCCAGGGTTCGGTCAGCGCCAGCACGTACATCGTCTTCATTGTCATCATGTGCCTGGGCCTGCCTATTGCCATCCTTCTCAGCCCAGCCCATAAGGTGCTGCGCAAGGACCGGACTCTTGTTCTCGTGCACAAGCAGGCCTCGTGGGCGGCGGAATTCAAGGCCGCGTTCGCCCTGATCGCCTCGCGCCGTGTCGTCATGCTGCTGCCGGCGTTCTTCATCAGCTACTTCTACAACGGATTCCAAAGCACCTGGCTGACCAGCTACTTCACTGTTCGGTCTcgcgccttctcctcgttcttcaccAACTTTGCCGGGatcatctcctccttcctcatcgcTGGCCTGCTGGACAGGCAATCCATTCACATCAAGACGAGGGCACGAGTCGCCTTTGCCGCAATCGTCCTTGTGCTCACTGGTACCTGGATTTGGGCGACCATCCTGCAGTACCAATTCTACTACGACTTGCCTGAGTCTCCGGTCTTTGATTGGTTTAAGGGCGGCTTCGGCAAGACGTACGcattggtcttcttctggacatTTGCCGGCCAAGCATTCCAGCAGTTTCTGTATTGGCTTGTCGGTCAGTATGCCACTGACCTGTCGTCCCTTTCCTACCACTGTGGCATCCTTCGTGGATTTGAAGCTCTGGGTCAGACTGTGGCATGGGC GATGCAATCCGAAGGTAATGCCAACCACTTTGTGAGCATCGGTCTCAATTTTGGAATTACCCTCCTTAGTGTTATCCCCACATGGATTGTGATATCGGAGCTCGAACACAGCCATGAGGTCCAAGTCGTTGTTGAAGATACCAAAACCGCTGGAGAACCTGAGAGGACCGTCTGA
- a CDS encoding uncharacterized protein (transcript_id=CADANIAT00010478): MSVFENISNVSDRHSQILAELQTVGNAPSDLKSHRAFLSDLKRRLAKTNRQLDDIRQRTQIERERHEKYRDSTVRRLMYRATGKRAAFEEKADQEMRDYYSALETENKIKGEKEMLETQIREATEEQKELEAASTKCASLNEELEAMYRRLFEGPTAEFPEEDEQENVTKAAEIHHRELKSQVNNTGKAAQCLARAQLTIKEALLHIFQARRACERDMFGFGGLLADFQQQNHLSLAQQKVSQTQLLISQAIRLDPEVRPLPRMGIVQIDMISGILCDNYLFNLGFLKMIQDSYDEVQNAEGFLTGQLRQAKSRESTLRSQLQDAARHLENAQKELRRIREEAFMKAADPPPPYVENAARTMPVGE, encoded by the coding sequence ATGTCTGTCTTTGAGAACATCTCCAATGTAAGCGATCGACACAGCCAGATCCTGGCGGAACTACAGACCGTGGGAAATGCCCCCAGCGATCTCAAATCCCACCGCGCGTTTCTGTCAGATCTGAAACGGCGGCTCGCAAAGACAAACCGCCAATTAGACGATATCAGACAGCGTACACAGATCGAGCGCGAGAGGCATGAGAAGTACCGTGACAGTACTGTCCGGCGGTTGATGTACAGAGCTACTGGAAAGCGAGCGGCGTTCGAAGAGAAGGCAGACCAGGAAATGAGGGACTACTACAGCGCCCTCGAGACGGAGAACAAGATCAAAGGGGAaaaggagatgctggaaacCCAGATTCGCGAGGCCACAGAAGAAcagaaggagctcgaagccgcctccaccaagtGCGCTAGTTTGAacgaggaactggaagcCATGTATCGACGGCTGTTCGAAGGGCCGACGGCGGAGTTCCCggaggaagacgagcaggagaatgtCACAAAGGCCGCGGAAATTCACCATCGAGAGCTGAAGAGCCAGGTGAACAATACTGGCAAGGCGGCTCAATGCCTTGCCAGAGCCCAGCTCACTATTAAAGAGGCCTTGCTCCATATCTTCCAGGCTCGCCGGGCCTGTGAGAGGGACATGTTCGGCTTTGGAGGGCTCCTTGCCgacttccagcagcagaaccaCCTCTCTCTCGCCCAGCAGAAGGTCAGCCAGACACAACTGCTGATCTCCCAGGCCATCCGCCTTGACCCAGAGGTGCGCCCTCTGCCGCGAATGGGCATCGTCCAGATCGATATGATCAGTGGAATTCTCTGCGACAACTATTTGTTTAACCTTGGCTTTCTCAAAATGATTCAAGACTCGTACGACGAAGTGCAGAACGCGGAGGGATTCCTCACCGGCCAGTTGCGGCAGGCAAAATCCCGCGAGAGCACTTTGCGGTCTCAGTTGCAGGATGCAGCACGACATTTGGAGAATGCTCAAAAGGAGCTCCGACGAATCAGGGAGGAGGCTTTCATGAAGGCAGCAGATCCGCCTCCCCCTTATGTAGAGAATGCGGCTCGGACAATGCCTGTGGGCGAGTAG